A region of Candidatus Eisenbacteria bacterium DNA encodes the following proteins:
- the folK gene encoding 2-amino-4-hydroxy-6-hydroxymethyldihydropteridine diphosphokinase, with protein sequence MKAFVGIGSNLGEREKNIRRAVDEIAVLPFTKLITVSSLYDSEPVGDVEQPNFVNAVALLETELSPRRLLWNLMLIEKRMGRVRTVRWGPRAIDLDVLLYGKSVIEEDELVIPHPEMEKRAFVLIPLLEIEPDLVHPRTKEPVRKLLKKLKPHCSVKRKGRFWL encoded by the coding sequence GTGAAAGCGTTCGTCGGAATAGGCAGCAATCTCGGAGAGAGAGAAAAGAACATCAGACGAGCCGTCGATGAGATTGCCGTTCTTCCTTTCACCAAGCTCATAACGGTTTCCTCGCTTTACGACTCCGAGCCCGTCGGGGACGTGGAGCAGCCAAATTTCGTCAACGCCGTCGCTCTTCTTGAAACAGAACTCTCGCCCCGGAGACTTCTCTGGAACCTGATGCTGATCGAGAAGAGAATGGGTCGCGTGAGGACCGTCAGGTGGGGGCCGAGAGCCATAGACCTCGACGTCTTACTCTACGGAAAGAGCGTGATAGAAGAGGACGAACTTGTCATTCCGCACCCGGAAATGGAGAAGAGGGCCTTTGTTCTCATCCCTCTTCTTGAAATAGAGCCAGACCTTGTGCATCCTCGCACAAAGGAGCCAGTCAGAAAGCTCTTGAAGAAACTGAAGCCCCACTGTTCGGTCAAACGAAAAGGAAGATTCTGGCTTTGA
- the panB gene encoding 3-methyl-2-oxobutanoate hydroxymethyltransferase, producing MKSETSESGKKDRRSETGGGEKSERKKATAVSIARMKQDGEKIAALTAYDFPTARLADDAGVDVILVGDSLGMVVLGYENTLRVTMAEMLHHASAVTRACPKALVVGDMPFMSFQESKYQAVRNAGRFVKEAGVDAVKLEGGKRMAEAIEWMVRASIPVMGHVGLTPQSILKFGGYRVQGKKSEDAELVLEDAKALEEAGCFAIVLEGIPWRLAQKITAEVSVPTIGIGAGPHCDGQVLVLHDVIGLFSRYAPKFVKRYAEAGELIQDAFTRYVTEVKEGKFPTLEYSYGE from the coding sequence GTGAAGAGTGAGACGAGCGAGAGCGGAAAAAAGGACCGCAGAAGCGAGACGGGCGGGGGCGAGAAAAGCGAGAGGAAAAAGGCGACGGCCGTCTCTATAGCCAGGATGAAGCAGGACGGCGAGAAGATAGCCGCCCTCACTGCCTACGATTTCCCGACGGCAAGGTTGGCCGACGACGCCGGTGTGGACGTCATTCTGGTAGGCGATAGCCTGGGAATGGTAGTGCTTGGTTATGAGAACACTCTGCGCGTGACCATGGCCGAGATGCTCCATCATGCCTCGGCCGTGACGAGAGCTTGCCCCAAGGCTCTCGTCGTCGGGGACATGCCGTTCATGTCTTTTCAGGAGAGCAAGTATCAGGCCGTCAGAAACGCCGGGAGATTCGTGAAGGAAGCGGGCGTGGACGCCGTCAAGCTCGAAGGGGGAAAGCGGATGGCCGAGGCGATCGAGTGGATGGTGCGGGCCTCCATTCCCGTCATGGGCCACGTGGGGTTGACGCCACAATCAATCCTCAAGTTCGGCGGATACAGAGTCCAGGGCAAGAAGTCCGAGGACGCAGAACTGGTGCTCGAGGACGCCAAGGCGCTGGAGGAAGCCGGCTGCTTTGCAATCGTTCTTGAAGGAATCCCGTGGAGACTTGCGCAGAAGATTACGGCGGAGGTTTCTGTCCCCACAATCGGAATCGGGGCAGGCCCACACTGCGACGGTCAGGTGCTTGTGCTGCACGACGTCATCGGCCTCTTCTCCAGGTACGCCCCGAAGTTCGTCAAGAGGTATGCAGAAGCCGGCGAGCTCATCCAAGATGCCTTCACTCGCTACGTGACGGAGGTCAAGGAAGGCAAGTTTCCCACGCTCGAATACAGCTACGGGGAATAA
- a CDS encoding deoxynucleoside kinase → MTALEKNYIAIEGVIGVGKTSLATILSERLAARLVLEEAETNPFLEDFYKERKRLAFQVQVYFLLSRYQQQRELLQRDMFFKKTVSDYIFQKDRIFANINLDDREFSLYDRIASILEQDIAKPDIVIYLQASTEVLMKRIQKRARPCEKEMEADYIRTLNEAYNYFFFHYTDAPVLIVNTSEIDFVSNPEYIDEFSKRIEEHKSGVLYYTPIGGKGEE, encoded by the coding sequence TTGACCGCCCTTGAGAAGAACTACATCGCCATCGAAGGCGTGATCGGAGTAGGGAAGACCAGTCTCGCCACGATCCTTTCCGAGAGGCTTGCCGCAAGGCTCGTCCTCGAGGAAGCGGAAACGAACCCCTTTCTTGAGGATTTCTACAAGGAGCGAAAGCGGCTCGCTTTCCAGGTGCAGGTCTATTTTCTCCTGAGCCGCTACCAGCAACAGCGCGAGCTTCTTCAGAGAGACATGTTTTTCAAGAAGACGGTGAGCGATTACATTTTTCAGAAGGACAGGATATTCGCCAACATAAACCTCGACGACAGGGAATTTTCTCTCTACGACCGTATTGCTTCAATCCTGGAGCAGGACATCGCGAAGCCCGACATTGTGATTTATCTACAGGCGTCCACGGAAGTGCTCATGAAGCGGATACAGAAGAGGGCCAGACCGTGCGAGAAGGAGATGGAGGCCGATTACATCCGGACTCTGAACGAGGCCTACAACTACTTTTTCTTTCATTATACCGACGCCCCGGTCTTGATCGTGAATACTTCCGAGATAGACTTCGTCAGTAATCCCGAATACATAGACGAGTTCTCTAAGAGAATCGAAGAGCACAAGTCCGGGGTCCTTTACTACACGCCGATCGGAGGTAAAGGTGAAGAGTGA